One window from the genome of Helicoverpa armigera isolate CAAS_96S chromosome 4, ASM3070526v1, whole genome shotgun sequence encodes:
- the LOC110384161 gene encoding protein odr-4 homolog — protein MVRTVYSPEYCLQYLEQYASKEVFVIGLILGQTTGARENVIHLARTPDEKSSENPSETSYVLDKLETKTLLNVSEAWVADHAKHVTRMLPGGMFVQGIFITSDEDIFEDPNSFSKVKSIVNHIYKAMSVNQYMFGNCPYSNERLMLHMCTSTKVLTCKSIEVGVPSKSTVIKPVDWKFLPKPQQWQRLDCYYEFDDVYPVIVKKSGISVKQQFQQILESAHKTIESSIMFIDGELKDNTEVLEQLFKKKKPKSNSKQMQQELPKSMNVSLFVPFENSLPETVEYLECDGSIHFSGVVSSSVFMYPKATVSETIAAVKQDIIRSLASRFTMHCDALIDDNLLPEEKVCFNEPPRRVLVPVGSLYLCDYLFPGEAPAEALLSVRELLDLQITEADVVCDVETPADTSEFDALDRDASSEELLATPQEASQFMYITGICFAMFVLIVSIIIHYYDGIVEVFSKIFSKSVV, from the exons atggtCCGGACAGTGTATTCTCCAGAATATTGCTTACAATATTTAGAGCAATATGCTTCTAAAGAAGTATTTGTAATAGGATTGATTCTTGGGCAG ACTACTGGTGCGCGGGAGAATGTCATCCATTTGGCTCGGACCCCAGATGAGAAAAGTTCCGAAAATCCATCAGAAACCAGTTATGTACTGGACAAACTGGAAACGAAGACGTTATTGAATGTATCTGAGGCATGGGTCGCTGACCATGCTAAACATGTCACTAGAATGCTTCCTGGTGGCATGTTTGTTCAAG gtaTCTTCATAACAAGCGATGAGGACATTTTCGAGGATCCAAATAGTTTCAGTAAAGTGAAATCTATTGTGAACCACATATACAAAGCAATGAGTGTCAATCAGTACATGTTTGGTAACTGTCCTTACTCAAATGAAAGGCTAATGTTACACATGTGTACAAGTACTAAGGTGCTTACCTGTAAGAGTATAGAGGTGGGAGTACCAAGCAAAAGTACAGTTATCAAGCCCGTCGATTGGAAATTCTTGCCCAAACCCCAGCAATGGCAAAGGTTGGACTGCTACTATGAGTTTGACGATGTCTATCCTGTGATTGTGAAAAAGAGTGGTATATCTGTTAAGCAACAGTTTCAG CAAATCTTGGAATCAGCtcacaaaacaattgaatccaGCATCATGTTCATAGATGGTGAATTGAAAGATAATACAGAAGTTCTAGAACAACTTTTCAAAAAGAAGAAACCCAAAAGTAATTCAAAACAGATGCAACAAGAACTTCCAAAATCAATGAATGTGTCATTATTTGTGCCATTT GAAAACTCTCTCCCTGAAACAGTGGAATACTTAGAATGTGATGGCAGCATACATTTCAGTGGAGTGGTGTCCTCAAGCGTGTTCATGTACCCCAAGGCGACAGTCAGTGAAACTATTGCAGCAGTGAAACAAGACATTATCAGATCACTAGCATCACGGTTCACAATGCACTGTGATGCTTTAATTGATGATAATTTACTTCCTGAAG aaaaggTGTGTTTCAACGAGCCACCACGCCGAGTCCTAGTTCCCGTTGGGTCTCTATACCTCTGTGATTACCTGTTTCCCGGCGAAGCGCCCGCTGAGGCCCTACTGTCGGTGCGAGAGCTGTTAGACCTACAGATCACGGAGGCCGACGTTGTCTGCGATGTTGAAACGCCTGctg ATACATCTGAATTCGATGCCTTAGACAGAGATGCGAGCAGCGAGGAGTTACTGGCTACGCCTCAGGAAGCCAGCCAGTTCATGTACATTACGGGAATTTGTTTCGCGATGTTCGTGCTTATCGTCTCCATCATCATACACTACTATGACGGAATCGTCGAagttttcagtaaaatattctCTAAATCTGTTGTGtga